The window CCTCTTTTCACGCCAGCGGCCGGGGCGCCATGCAACAGGCTTGGGCTTATGGTGAGGCTTTGAAGGCCATGGATGTGGTCATTCACCGTGCCATGGTCTGGGAAGGAGAGCGCTTGGTGGCGGTGGCCCAGTTCATGTGTCGGCGTGTGTTGGGCTATTTGTCGGTGGCCTCGTGCACCCGAGGTCCCGTGTGGGCGTCCGATGTGGGGACCGATGAACGCCAACAGGTGTACGTTCTGTTGCGCCGGTCTTTGCCGATTGCACGCTTGAAGGTGGTGCTGTTTTCCCCGGACCTGGCCTTGGATGAGGCGCAGGAACTCAAAGGGCTCGTGCGGGTGATGAGCGGTTACTCCACCGTGTTGTTGGACCTGACAAAACCATTGCCAACGCTCAAGGCCGCATTGGATGGCAAATGGCGAAACCGATTGGTCAAGGTCTTGGGCCACGAGAAGATCCGTTTTCATGTTCAGCCGAGTCGCAAAAAATGTGACTGGTTGCTGGGCAAAGAGGTCGATCAGCGCGAAGCCAAGAAGTTCCATGGTTTGCCGGTTGAATTTGTCAGCCACTACATCCATGCCACGGCTGATCCTGCCCAGGCCTTTGCCGTGGCGTATGCCGAGCTTGGTAAAAACACCATCGCAGCCATGTTGTTTCTGGTGCATGGGCGTGTCGCCAGTTACCATATGGGTTGGGCCGACGCCGAAGGTCGCCAGCTCAATGCGCACAATGCCCTGTTGTGGCAAGCCATGGCGTATTTCCAGGACCATCAGATCGAGGTGCTGGACTTGGGCGGTGTGAACACACACGACTTGCCGGGTATTTCGCGATTCAAGCTGGGCACCGGAGGCGAGGTTCTCACTCTGGCTGGAACTTATTTTTGAGACGCAACATGACACTGTCAGGTTTTTCTGTGCGCACCGTCATCACCAAGGGTGCGCTGTGTCTGGTGTGGGCCGCAGGCATGTTGCCCGCACTGGCCCATGCTTGGACCCGAATGGGCGAAACGCCAGAGGTCACTTTGTATGTGGACCGACAGTCCATCGAGAAAGAAGACAACATCCGCCGTGTCTGGGAGCTGCAGGACTTGAAGGTGGCCGATGCCGACGGCGTGATGTCGCGGCGTTACCTCAATGAGTACGACTGCCAATACAAAATGCACCGCTTGAGCAAAGTGACCAGCCATGCCGGACCCAAGTTGACCGGGAAAAAGCTTTTCACCGTCAATGAAACGGGCTACTGGCGAAAAATTCCACCTAACGGGATTTTTGTGCTGACCTACGTGGCGGTTTGTATCCAGTGACGCGGCAACATGGCCGCCATGATCCGCCCCGTATGGGGCGATTCAGAGGGTTGATTTCTGGATGGATCATCAGCCCTCCAAGGGCCGAGCTCAGGGCTTTGCTGCAGGGGCTGGAGCAGGGGTGATCGCATTGCCTTGACTTGTGCTGGCATTGCCTTCGGCTGGTTTGGGCGGCGCAACGCGCGGAAACTGAACGGCGCGCTCACGGTTGGTGCTGGCGTTGTTCTTTTGCAAGGTTTCCAGGTAACGCTCTTTTTGCAGGGTGACCAGGGCCTCCACATCGCGCTTGAGACCGTCCACATTGCCCACGGACGATTTGAGGGACTTCACCTCGTTGCCCAAGGACTGGACCGCATTGGCTTGGCTTTGCAATTTGGCGTTGATGCCCTGAACCTGTTTCATCACCGAGTCACTGCTGGCCGCCACCTGTTTGGCCGTTTCGCCAGGCACTTTTTGCACCAGGCTTTCGGATTGTTTGAGTGAAGCCTCGATGCGGCCCTCAATCTCTCCTTGGGACTTGGTCAGTGCCATTTGCTGAGCAGCCAATTCCTTGACTGTTTGGTTGACGCCTTCGAGCGACTCCATGCCGACATTGAGTTCCACCACACGCTTGCCAACGGCCAACATCATGGTGTCCAGTTGGTTGATCCGGCTGACCAGACGCACGCCCATGATCAAAAAGAAAATCAGGCACAGGATCATCACACTGCCGGAAATGATCAGCAGCAAACGGGCTTTTTTGTGGCCATCTTCGGTGAGTTCCTTGAACTCGGTGGTGGTCTTGCGCAAGTGGCTGCTGGCGGAAGCGGCAGATTCTGCAGACTTGGTGGCCAAGTCGGCGGAGTCGAGCACGATCTGGGCCAAAGACTGGTATTGCTGGTAAGCACGCTGGTCCACTGACATGCCCGTATGGGCCGGTGTGGAAGGGGCACTGTTGGGCGCAGTTGCCTTGGCAGTCTGTTCGGCAGCAGGTGCTTCAAGCGTTGGGGCCGTTGAATCGTCCGGGTCAACAGCGGTGTTTTCCACCGGAGCATCAGGGGTAAAGGTGTTCTCGCTCATGGTTTTCTTCCTCGGGCTTGAAAGGGTGACTGCAATCTTTGAAGTTGTTCTTCCAGCAGTGCGTTACGGGCTTTGAGTTGGCTCATGCGGGTTTTGATGGGGCTGTCTTTTTCCCAAATGGCCGCCTCATCGATGGGCATGGGCAAAACACGGGGAGCCGTGACAGGTGCGATGGACGCCACCCCTTGTGCGGGTGCGATGGTGTCTGGTGTTTTCGGCTTGGCTCGGGCTTTGGCCCTTGCTCTGGCTGGGGCTGGGGCTGGGGCTGGGGCTTTGGCTTTCGCTCGGGGCTTGACCGCCACTTTGGCAGGCGCTGGCTTGTCTTGGGTCGTTTTGACTTTGGGGCTGACCGATTTTTGGGCAACTGGAGGCGGCGGCACCTCGACAGGCACCGGCACAGAAGCCGCTTCTTTTTTCACTTTGCGGGCGGCCACCTTCGAGCCCTCGGGCATCTGGACGGCATGCGGCGCTTCGTTTCGCAAAATCGTGCCTTTTTTCATCGCGGTGTGTCCTGGTTAGAGGTGGGCGCCTTGAGTTGATCCAGCAAATTGCGGGTCGAGCGCACCCAAGTGCCTTGAGGCAGTCCTGGGCGTTTGGCGGCATCGTAGGCTTGGGTGACCGGGCTGTAAGGGCCCGAGACGATCACGAAATGCGCCAGTTTTTCGCCGGGCCGGTAAGCGGCCACAATTCGGCTGTTTTTGAGCTCCGGAAACTTGCGCAGAATGTCCAAGCCCTTTTCGTACGTGGTGGAGGTGCCGTACTGGATCAGGAAACTGTTGGGGTCCATGGCCCGAACCCAGGCTTGTGCTTGCATGGCCGCATCGGGTGCTTCAATGCTGGGCTCTGTCCGTGTTTGAGCCTGCGGTGCAGGTGGCGCCGCTGGGGACAGGGCGTCGGCCTTGGGCGCATTGTTTTCAGGGGCTGTAGGCGCAGATGCTGCGGGACTGGGCAATGCCACAGGGGGAAGAGGCAAAGCCTGGGCTTTGGGCGGAGGGGGGGGCTTTTGGAGCGACATCAGACCAAAAGCCTCTGGCTGCAACCACAGCATGAACAAGGTGGAGGCGATCAAGGCCGCCACGATGGCCAGGGACAGTTTGGCATGTTGGCGGACCCAGTTGGGTGATTTGCCCAAGGATTGCAAGCGGGTGCGCAGGTTTTTCAGGCTGTTTGCACCGTGCTGTTGAAAGGTGTGAAGTCGCTGGACCGCTGTCGAAGGAGCAGGGGCTTTTGGGGCGAGGGGCGTGTTGGCGGCGGCTGCGGCGTTTGGGCTCACAGCTGATGCCGAGAAAGCCGCGGCGGCCAGTGGTTTGCGCTGGATGCGTTGCAAAAGCTGATGCACCGCTGTGAAGTGACCGCTGTGTTGGGCCTGCTCCAAGGCGGCCTGGGCTTGTTCGTCGGTGGGAGCTTCAATGTCCCAGCGCAAAATTTTCCGACCAAATGCGGGCAAAGGAATTTTGGACGCTTCATGACCGGACATCAACAAAATGGCGCGGATATTGGCACCAGGAAAATTCTGAATCAGCCGCGCCAGCAACTGGATTTCTGACTCAGGCAGTTTCTGTGCGTCGTGAACAACCCAGATCTGTGTGTGTTCGGCAGCAGCAGGGACTTTGGTGGCTTGCTGAACAGATTGCTTGGCCAAGACTTCGTTGAACCTGCCCAACAAGGAGTCGGTGTTGGCCGGGAAATACACCTCAATGCTGTGCTCGGGCGCTTGCTGTCTCAGACGCTGAAGCAACAAGCCGGTGTAATGGTCCAGCAAAGCTTCGAAGGGGCAGAACAGGGCCAAGTTCAGGCCTTCGCGTGCGATCGCGTTCGCGCAACCTTCGATGCGCATGCGGTCTGCTGCGCGAAAAACAAAATCGCTCACGGCGGGTTGACCTGTTGGAATGGGGATGTTCATGCGGCTGCGCCCTCTTCTTTAAGCCGCGAGCCATCGGGGTTGAAAAGCATGGTTTTGGGGACCTTGACTCGGGGCTTGGCTTGGGCCGGTTGCATCGGGGATGCGGCTTCAAGACTGAAAACATAAGCGATGACTTGCGCCACGGCGTGGTACAGGTCTTCGGGCACTTGTTGCTCCACTTCGGTGGTGAAGTAAATCGCACGGGCCAGAGGCGGGGCTTCAAACAAGTGCACGCCATGCGCTTTGGCTTCTTCCCGGATGAGCTTGGCCATGTGGTCGCTGCCTTTGGCGACCATGATGGGTGCGCCGTCACCGGTGGGGTCGTATTCCAGCGCCACGGCGAAATGCTCGGGGTTGGTGATCACCACGTCGGCATCTTTGACCCGTTGCATCATCCGAGAGTTGGCCATTTCGCGTTGGCGTCTGCGGATTTGCGCCTTGACGTCGGGGCTACCTTCCATTTGTTTGTATTCGTCCTTGACCTCTTGTTTGGTCATGCGCATCTTTTTGGTGAAGGCGTACTTTTGGTAGGGGACATCGATCATCGCGATCACGGCCAGACTCAGAGCCACCCACAGGGCCGACTGCAAGATCATGCTGCCAGCAGCACTGAGCGCAGGCTCGAGTCCCATTTGCCCGATTTTGACCAGCGAGTCCATGTTGTTCATCAGCGACCACCACAGGACGGTGGCGACCAGTGCGAATTTGAGCAAGGCCTTGCCCAGTTCGATCAAGGCATTGACACCAAAGATGCGCTGCAGACCACTGACCAGGCTGAGCTTGGAGGCTTTGGGGCTGACAGCTTGGAGGGAAAACAGGTAGCCGCCAGTTGCCCCTGAAGCAATGATGGCGGCGACAAAGGTGAAGGCAATGATGGGCATCACCACCACCATTGCAGAGATCAGCTGATCGGCAAACTGGCTGGGCAGCAACAAAGGTTTTTCGATGGTGGCCCGGTCAAAAACAAAACCTTTGGAAAAAATAACAGACAGACGCTGCACCAACCAGCCACCGCTCATCATCAAGATGACAAAAGCCCCAATGACCATGACTGCGGCGGGCAGCTCGATGGAGCGGGCCACTTGACCGTCTTCACGCGCTTTGCCAAGCTTCCTGGCCGTCGGCTCTTCGGTTTTGTCCTGATCGCTGCCCTCAGACATTTGGGACCCCCATCACATCACGTACCACTGTAAAGCCTTGTACCCAAAGCCACTCGATGCGGCTGCCAATGCTTTCCATGGAAATGATCAAAATCAGAAATCCGGCAATGATCATGGCGGGAAAACCTACCGCGAAAATGTTCAAGCTGGGCGCAGCCCGTGTCACCACACCCAGACCCACGTTGATGAACAGCAGCGAGACCATCACGGGCAATGCCATCAAAACCGCCCCGAGGAAAACCATGGAGCTCCATTGCAAAACCCGTCCATAGACATTTTGGTTGAGGATGGAGGTGCCAATGGGCAGGCTGTTGAAAGACTCTGCAATCAAGCCCAGCATGATGGCGTGGCCACCAAAGCCCACAAAAATCAGGGTCGACATGACGATCATGAGTTGCGAGATGACGGGCACGTTGCCCATGTTCGGGTCAATCATGTTGGCCATGGACAAACCCATGGCCGCTGAAATGCTCTGTCCACCCACGACCATGGCGGCGACGACGATCTGCAAAATCAGGCCCATGACCGCGCCGATCATGATTTGGTTGAACACTTCGACCAGTCCTTGAGCGCTGGATGGATCGAGCACGGGCCAGGTGTGCAGGGGGTAAACCAGCCAGGTCAGAACCAAGGCCATGAGGATTCGCAGGCGCAGATTGAAGGCGCTCAAAGAAAAAATGGGCGCAGCGATCATCAGCGCCGAAATGCGCAGCATCGGCCATAAAAAGGTGTAAAACCTTTCAACGATGTCGGCGGCCAGCAGGTTCATGATGAGGCGTTGGTCCGCTCAAGTGAACAAAGTGGGAATGCGCTGAAAAATGCTGCGCGTGAAATCCACCAGCGTCACCAGTTGCCAGCTCCCGAAAGTCAGCAACGCCAATCCCATGACCAGAAGTTTGGGGATGAAACTGAGCGTCGATTCGTTGATGGAGGTGGCGGCCTGGATGATGCCGATGATCAAGCCCACCGCCAGTGCGACCACCAGCAAGGGGGCGCAAACCAGCATAGAGATCCACAAGGCTTGTCTTCCCAGATCGATGACCATGGCGGTGTCCATTGTTCTCTCCTTCAGGGCATGGCAAAGCTGCCGGCCAAAGAGCCCATGATCAAGCTCCAGCCATCAACCAGTACAAAAAGCATCAACTTGAACGGCATGGAAATCATCATGGGCGAGAGCATCATCATGCCCATGGACATGAGCACGCTGGCCACGATCAAATCGATCACCACAAAGGGGATGTAGATCAAGAAACCGATGGTGAAGGCGCTTTTGAGCTCGGATGTCAAAAAGGCTGGCACCAAGGTCATGAAGGGGACATCCTGTGCGCTGGTGATGCCTTTGTTGCGGGCGATCTCCATGAACATGGCGATGTCGTCTTCTCGGGTTTGCAGCAACATGAAGGCGCGGATGGGCTTCTCGGCCGCTGCCAAAGCTTTGTCAAAAGACAGGCCCTGGTTCATATAGGGCAGCAGTGCGGTTTGGTACACCTCGTTGAGCACCGGCGTCATGACAAAGAGTGTCAAAAACAGCGACAGTCCAACGATCACCATGTTCGGAGGGGTCTGCCCAGTACCCAGAGCTTGGCGCAAGATGGACATGACGATCACGATGCGCACAAAGGCCGTCATCATGAGGAGCAGAGAGGGCAAGACCGACAGCGTGGTCATCAAGGCCAACAACTGCAGCGTCAGGCTGTATTGGGTGCCTTTGCCCGTGTTGGTGGCGGTGACGGCGGGCATGTCTGGCGCGGCTTGCGCCAGCACCGGCAACAAGCCCAGCAACAAGGTCAGGATCAACCCGATAGGGATGCGTTTCATGGTGTGGTGTTTTTCGCTGGTGATTCGTCACTCGACCCATTGACGGGCTCCAGTGGCAAGGCGGTCATGTTTTGTGCGGTGATGCCAACCAGGACTTCCCGGCCATCCACCTGGATCAGGACGATTTTTTGCCGTGGACCGACCGACAGTGTTTCCACCAGTTGCATGCGCTGGAATGATTTGCGCAGCACCGCACCGTTTTGCAACTTGCGCAGTGTCCACAGCAGCGCCAACAACAAACCGATCACCAAGCCAAAGCTCAGCAGGTATTGCAACCAATCCGCGAGGGTCCAAGCTGAGCTCATGGGCGTCGGGGGGTCAGAGGTTTTCCAACCGCTCGGAGGCGGGCACCACGCGGGTCAATCGAATGCCATACCGATCGTTGACCAGCACCACTTCCCCTTGGGCCACCACGGTGTTGTTCACCAGCAGGTTCAAGGGTTCGCCGGCAATGCGGTCAAGCTCCACCACGCTGCCTTGGGTCAGGCGCATCAGGTCGCGAATTTTGATCACGGCCCGGCCCACTTCGATGGAGAGGGTGACCGGGATGTTTTGCAGCACATCGGCGTGGATCTGTCCTTTGTCGCCCATTTCCGGCGTGAACTCGGTGTCGTTGGTGATGTCGTTCATGGGTGCTCCTCAATGCGGTTCATTCTTGGACAGTGGGGCTGATGGCGTGGGTGATCTTGACCGCCACTTGGCTCCCCATTGCGCCCACTTCGACCTCGTAGACGGGCATGTCCTGGATCATGGCCCTGGCCGAGTCTGCTTTTTTGAAGGGCAGAACATCACCGGGCTGCATGGTTTGTAGTTGATGCAGGGACAAGCTGAGCTTGCCCAGCAAGATCTGAATTTCGAGTTCTGCGTCGCGCACCGCATCGGCCAGCTGGCTCCGCCAGACTTTGTCCGACTCTTCATTGCCATCACCTGTCTGTACGCGGCTTCGCAGTACATCACGCACGGGTTTGAGTGCCACGTAGGGGATGACCATGTCAATGAAGCCTTGACCTTGGCTGTTGGCGTCGGACTCGAAGCGGCTGAGAACAACCAGGTCGTTCTCGTCGGCAATCTGGGCAAATTGGGGGTTGATCTCTGAGCTCACATGCTCGAATTCGATCGGCGTGACCGGTGCCCAGGCTTCCTTGAAGGAGCGAAAGAACACTTGCAGGATGATTTTGATGATCCGCGCTTCGGTGGGCGTGAACAGCCGACCGGGCGGGAGTTGCCCCACACCACGACCAAACCCACCAAAAAAACTGTCCAAAGAGCTGAATACAACGGTCGGGTCAATCACCACCATGGCATAACCCCGCAGAGGGGCCATGCGGATGATGTTGACGGACAAAGGGGCCTTGAGTTCCTTGATGTAGTCGCCAAAACGCACAATTTGCGCCCGTGTCGGGTTGACCCGGGGGCTCGTGCGCAGCACCTCCAACATGCCCAAGCGGAACATGCGGATGAAGCGCTCGTTGATCATGTCCAGCGAGGCGACGTTCACCCCCAGGCTGCTGTCCTCTGCGGCCAGATCGTGTTTGCGAACTTGGACGTCTAGGTTGTAGCCCGTGTCGACTTCCATGCTTCCATCGTTGAAGCTGGCCGACAGGGCGGCCAGTTCCTCTGGAGACAGCAGGTTTTGAGAATCAGACATGTTCAGTGATATCGGTCAGACGTTCAAGGCTTACTGAACCACGAAACTGGTGAAAAAAACCTCTTCAATGCCGCCGAAGTCCTCGTACTTTTGAAGCACAGCATTCATCTCTTCGCGAATTTTGGCGGCCAACTCTTTGCGGAACTCAGGTTTGGCCAAGTCGGCTTCGGTCATTTGGCGCATGGCATCCAGGGCCACTGAGCGCAGCGCGAACTCATGCTTTTTGGCATTTTTGAACACACGCTCGTCGTAATGGGTCATGATGGCCAGGTTCAGCTGGATCACTTTGCGGGTGTTGGTCAAGTTGGAGACCAGGGGCTTTTCCAACTCCATGTAGCTGTTTTCAAAGCGCTCCAGTTCGGGGCTTTCCTTGGCTTTCTTTTGTGGCGCGGATGCCTCGTTGGCCGCGCCCTTGCCTTCGGCAGCACCTTTTTCAAGGTCTTTGAGCGCCTGTTCGGCTGCACTGGTGTCTTTCTTGTCGAAAAAGCCCGTGACGAACATCGTGCCAACGGCAGTGCCGACCAGCAACAGCAAGGCCACCACTGCGATCACGATGATCTTGATCAGGGGTGATTTCTTTTTGCCTTCAACTTCAATTTCTTCGTCTGCCATGGTGATTCCTTGGATAGTGGAGCGTCAAACCAACACATCCCAACCATCTTCGCCCATTTTGTGTCGAGCGACCGTGATGATCGGTGAATTTGTCGATTTTGAATCATTATTTACCAAATCAGTCGATTTTGATGCCTGATTGGGTGTCGATTTCCCGCCATTTTGTCGAGTTTGACCATCCTTGACCTGCATTGAAGCAACATCCATGCCCATTTGGTTCAAGGTCTCCTTCAGCCGAGTCATGCCTTCTTGGAGCAGTTCGCGTGTGAGCGCTTGGGGCGCATTGAACACCGCATCCAATTGACCGCTCAACATGCGCATTTCCACCTCGATGTGGCCCAGAGTGGCCGGTCGAAGTTGAAGTTTCAGGTGCCATTGCCCTTTTTCCATTTCCGTCAGCATGCGTTTTCCGACGGCTTGTCCCATTTTTTCGGCCAAGTTCTGGATGTTTTCACTGCGTTCGGCGGCATCCGATCCTGCACTCTGCGCTGTCTCCGTGTTGTTCGGACCTGCCGCTAAAGTCAACGGGGCTTCTGGCCTGCTGCCAGACATGGCGCCGGGATGGGCAGTGCTGGCCATGGGCCCAGGGGCAGACGTGGTCTCGAGACCTGCCATGAGGCCGTCCACCAATTCAGGATTGAATTCCGCGCCGAGGTCCAGCTCACTCTCCGAGATGGAGGGCATGGCGTTGGCCCGGTCGGATTTGACCTCCAGGGGCATTGCGCTGCGAAGCATCCAGACCGCTGCCGGCGTGGGTTGTCGCATGAGCTGAATTTGGATGGCGGCGGCTTCAGCGCTTTCTGTGTCATTGACAGGGCGCGTGGCGGGGGCGACAGGTTTGGCGTCCTCGTTCAGTGCCAAGGCCCACAGGGCGGCGCCGGTGGTGAAAGCTGAATTGGCTGGCGGCAATGTGGCCATCGAGCCCGCTGGGGGAAGTGGTGCAGGCTCGCCCAGCGCTGGGCCGAGTTGTGTTTCCACTGCTTTAGGGCTGCCCGAGGGCACGATGGGTCCTGCCGTTTTAAAGTTCAAGCCCGCGCCCTGAATGGCACTCAATCCAGCGGCACTGGAAGCTGGGATACCCAGATCCCCTGATGGCTGCAGCACCGAAGGGGTCAAGGTGTCCCCAGGCTTGCCCAAGAGCCACTGCACGGCGTTTTCATCCAGGCCTTGCGAGCGGGCAAATGCCTCCAGGCTTTGTGCATCTGGCGCGGCTTGTGCTGGGGTGATCACATTCAGGGTGGGGCCCAAATTGACGGCTTTCAGTGACCAGCTGTCCATTTCAGGGTTGTGAACGTTAAAGAGCAGGGACATGTCTTGCACGCCTGCGGCCATTTCTTGCCCACTGGACAGCGTGCCTTCATCGCTTGCTGTGGCGTCCTGGAGGGTGCTCGAAACGCCAGTGTCCTGCTGCGCTTGGCGCAGCTGGTTCATGACTTGCCCAAATCCCGGGCCAATCGGCCCGGTTGATGGATCATTTTTGATCTCTAAAGTATCAATTTTCGCGGGATTGTCTGCTCTGGGATTGAGGTCGATTGGCGTGATGGTCATTGGCCTGGCATTTCAAGGGGGTATGAACGGGTTCAAACGGGAAAAACATGGGCGGCATTTTTTTGCCGTCTGAAACTGCTTGGGTATGGATTGAGCAATTTGCGCACCAGCTTTGGCCAGAAATCGAGACCTTTTGGCGTCGCCGTGAATGGAGGTGTCGAAACCTTTGGCACGGGCCTTGCTTCATCGTTTTGAGAAATCCACACACCGACCCGTTTTCCCAATGTCAGAACGCCTTTCACCATGAACACATTGACCCTGTCAGCGATCCGACAGAATCTTTCGAAATTTGATTTCGCAGGATTGGGCTTGCCTGCTCTGGTTCTCATGATCATGGCCATGCTGGTGGTGCCCTTGCCACCGTTGTTGCTGGACATCTTGTTCACCTTCAACATCATGATTGGCCTGGTGGTGATCATGATCGCCATCGGCACACGTAAGCCTTTGGAGTTTTCGTCGTTCCCTTCCGTCTTGTTGTTCGCCACCATGCTG is drawn from Limnohabitans sp. 63ED37-2 and contains these coding sequences:
- a CDS encoding GNAT family N-acetyltransferase, which gives rise to MNVVWNPVDPGLWPSFHASGRGAMQQAWAYGEALKAMDVVIHRAMVWEGERLVAVAQFMCRRVLGYLSVASCTRGPVWASDVGTDERQQVYVLLRRSLPIARLKVVLFSPDLALDEAQELKGLVRVMSGYSTVLLDLTKPLPTLKAALDGKWRNRLVKVLGHEKIRFHVQPSRKKCDWLLGKEVDQREAKKFHGLPVEFVSHYIHATADPAQAFAVAYAELGKNTIAAMLFLVHGRVASYHMGWADAEGRQLNAHNALLWQAMAYFQDHQIEVLDLGGVNTHDLPGISRFKLGTGGEVLTLAGTYF
- a CDS encoding surface-adhesin E family protein, producing the protein MTLSGFSVRTVITKGALCLVWAAGMLPALAHAWTRMGETPEVTLYVDRQSIEKEDNIRRVWELQDLKVADADGVMSRRYLNEYDCQYKMHRLSKVTSHAGPKLTGKKLFTVNETGYWRKIPPNGIFVLTYVAVCIQ
- the flhB gene encoding flagellar biosynthesis protein FlhB → MSEGSDQDKTEEPTARKLGKAREDGQVARSIELPAAVMVIGAFVILMMSGGWLVQRLSVIFSKGFVFDRATIEKPLLLPSQFADQLISAMVVVMPIIAFTFVAAIIASGATGGYLFSLQAVSPKASKLSLVSGLQRIFGVNALIELGKALLKFALVATVLWWSLMNNMDSLVKIGQMGLEPALSAAGSMILQSALWVALSLAVIAMIDVPYQKYAFTKKMRMTKQEVKDEYKQMEGSPDVKAQIRRRQREMANSRMMQRVKDADVVITNPEHFAVALEYDPTGDGAPIMVAKGSDHMAKLIREEAKAHGVHLFEAPPLARAIYFTTEVEQQVPEDLYHAVAQVIAYVFSLEAASPMQPAQAKPRVKVPKTMLFNPDGSRLKEEGAAA
- the fliR gene encoding flagellar biosynthetic protein FliR, with the protein product MNLLAADIVERFYTFLWPMLRISALMIAAPIFSLSAFNLRLRILMALVLTWLVYPLHTWPVLDPSSAQGLVEVFNQIMIGAVMGLILQIVVAAMVVGGQSISAAMGLSMANMIDPNMGNVPVISQLMIVMSTLIFVGFGGHAIMLGLIAESFNSLPIGTSILNQNVYGRVLQWSSMVFLGAVLMALPVMVSLLFINVGLGVVTRAAPSLNIFAVGFPAMIIAGFLILIISMESIGSRIEWLWVQGFTVVRDVMGVPNV
- the fliQ gene encoding flagellar biosynthesis protein FliQ, with protein sequence MDTAMVIDLGRQALWISMLVCAPLLVVALAVGLIIGIIQAATSINESTLSFIPKLLVMGLALLTFGSWQLVTLVDFTRSIFQRIPTLFT
- the fliP gene encoding flagellar type III secretion system pore protein FliP (The bacterial flagellar biogenesis protein FliP forms a type III secretion system (T3SS)-type pore required for flagellar assembly.) → MKRIPIGLILTLLLGLLPVLAQAAPDMPAVTATNTGKGTQYSLTLQLLALMTTLSVLPSLLLMMTAFVRIVIVMSILRQALGTGQTPPNMVIVGLSLFLTLFVMTPVLNEVYQTALLPYMNQGLSFDKALAAAEKPIRAFMLLQTREDDIAMFMEIARNKGITSAQDVPFMTLVPAFLTSELKSAFTIGFLIYIPFVVIDLIVASVLMSMGMMMLSPMMISMPFKLMLFVLVDGWSLIMGSLAGSFAMP
- the fliO gene encoding flagellar biosynthetic protein FliO; this encodes MSSAWTLADWLQYLLSFGLVIGLLLALLWTLRKLQNGAVLRKSFQRMQLVETLSVGPRQKIVLIQVDGREVLVGITAQNMTALPLEPVNGSSDESPAKNTTP
- the fliN gene encoding flagellar motor switch protein FliN gives rise to the protein MNDITNDTEFTPEMGDKGQIHADVLQNIPVTLSIEVGRAVIKIRDLMRLTQGSVVELDRIAGEPLNLLVNNTVVAQGEVVLVNDRYGIRLTRVVPASERLENL
- the fliM gene encoding flagellar motor switch protein FliM gives rise to the protein MSDSQNLLSPEELAALSASFNDGSMEVDTGYNLDVQVRKHDLAAEDSSLGVNVASLDMINERFIRMFRLGMLEVLRTSPRVNPTRAQIVRFGDYIKELKAPLSVNIIRMAPLRGYAMVVIDPTVVFSSLDSFFGGFGRGVGQLPPGRLFTPTEARIIKIILQVFFRSFKEAWAPVTPIEFEHVSSEINPQFAQIADENDLVVLSRFESDANSQGQGFIDMVIPYVALKPVRDVLRSRVQTGDGNEESDKVWRSQLADAVRDAELEIQILLGKLSLSLHQLQTMQPGDVLPFKKADSARAMIQDMPVYEVEVGAMGSQVAVKITHAISPTVQE
- a CDS encoding flagellar basal body-associated FliL family protein, whose translation is MADEEIEVEGKKKSPLIKIIVIAVVALLLLVGTAVGTMFVTGFFDKKDTSAAEQALKDLEKGAAEGKGAANEASAPQKKAKESPELERFENSYMELEKPLVSNLTNTRKVIQLNLAIMTHYDERVFKNAKKHEFALRSVALDAMRQMTEADLAKPEFRKELAAKIREEMNAVLQKYEDFGGIEEVFFTSFVVQ
- a CDS encoding flagellar hook-length control protein FliK, whose translation is MNQLRQAQQDTGVSSTLQDATASDEGTLSSGQEMAAGVQDMSLLFNVHNPEMDSWSLKAVNLGPTLNVITPAQAAPDAQSLEAFARSQGLDENAVQWLLGKPGDTLTPSVLQPSGDLGIPASSAAGLSAIQGAGLNFKTAGPIVPSGSPKAVETQLGPALGEPAPLPPAGSMATLPPANSAFTTGAALWALALNEDAKPVAPATRPVNDTESAEAAAIQIQLMRQPTPAAVWMLRSAMPLEVKSDRANAMPSISESELDLGAEFNPELVDGLMAGLETTSAPGPMASTAHPGAMSGSRPEAPLTLAAGPNNTETAQSAGSDAAERSENIQNLAEKMGQAVGKRMLTEMEKGQWHLKLQLRPATLGHIEVEMRMLSGQLDAVFNAPQALTRELLQEGMTRLKETLNQMGMDVASMQVKDGQTRQNGGKSTPNQASKSTDLVNNDSKSTNSPIITVARHKMGEDGWDVLV